Proteins from a single region of Pseudarthrobacter sp. NIBRBAC000502772:
- the pntB gene encoding Re/Si-specific NAD(P)(+) transhydrogenase subunit beta translates to MSAVPEAAAGILTRSFTVSDTVSGPLTADSIAGAAYIVAALLFILSLAGLSKHEKARAGVIYGITGMVIALAATIWLTLQGAWGTGHGLTGLVLLLAAVLVGGAIGLWRARVVEMTGMPELIALLHSFVGLAAVLVGWNGHLEAPALSPDLTAVHHAEVFIGVFIGAVTFTGSIVAFLKLSARMKSSPLMLQGKNAINLGALAAFVALTVWYVNDSQLWLLIVVTVLALGLGWHLVASIGGGDMPVVVSMLNSYSGWAAAAAGFLLNNDLLIITGALVGSSGAYLSYIMCKAMNRSFISVIAGGFGIAAPAAADAEYGEHREITAQATAEMLTNASSVVITPGYGMAVAQAQYPVAELAHQLREKGVNVRFGIHPVAGRLPGHMNVLLAEAKVPYDIVLEMDEINDDLGDTSVVLVIGANDTVNPSAAEDPGSPIAGMPVLRVWEAENVIVFKRSMAAGYAGVQNPLFYRDNSQMLFGDAKQRVEDILKAF, encoded by the coding sequence ATGAGCGCCGTACCCGAAGCCGCAGCAGGAATTTTAACGAGGAGCTTTACTGTGTCTGACACCGTCTCCGGTCCATTGACCGCCGACTCCATCGCGGGGGCGGCCTACATCGTCGCAGCCCTGCTGTTCATCCTCAGCCTTGCCGGGCTGAGCAAGCATGAAAAGGCCCGGGCAGGGGTCATCTACGGCATCACCGGGATGGTCATCGCCCTGGCGGCCACCATCTGGCTGACCCTCCAGGGCGCCTGGGGCACCGGCCATGGCCTCACCGGATTGGTCCTGCTCCTGGCTGCGGTGCTGGTCGGCGGAGCCATCGGGCTCTGGCGCGCACGCGTGGTGGAGATGACGGGCATGCCCGAACTTATCGCGCTGCTGCACAGCTTCGTTGGCCTCGCCGCCGTGCTCGTGGGCTGGAACGGCCACCTCGAAGCCCCGGCCCTGTCCCCGGACCTGACGGCTGTCCATCATGCCGAGGTGTTCATCGGGGTCTTCATCGGTGCGGTGACGTTCACCGGCTCCATCGTGGCGTTCCTGAAACTCTCGGCCCGGATGAAGTCCTCACCGCTGATGCTGCAGGGGAAGAACGCGATCAACCTCGGTGCCCTCGCCGCGTTCGTTGCCCTGACGGTCTGGTACGTCAACGACTCCCAGCTGTGGCTGCTGATCGTTGTCACCGTCCTCGCCCTGGGGCTGGGCTGGCACCTGGTGGCCTCCATCGGCGGCGGCGACATGCCCGTCGTCGTGTCCATGCTCAACAGCTACTCCGGCTGGGCCGCCGCCGCCGCAGGCTTCCTGCTCAACAACGACCTGCTCATCATCACCGGCGCCCTCGTCGGCTCCTCGGGCGCGTACCTGTCCTACATCATGTGCAAGGCCATGAACCGGTCCTTCATCTCCGTCATCGCCGGCGGCTTCGGCATCGCCGCCCCCGCCGCGGCCGACGCAGAGTACGGTGAGCACCGCGAAATCACGGCCCAGGCCACCGCCGAAATGCTGACCAACGCCTCGTCCGTGGTCATCACCCCCGGCTACGGCATGGCCGTCGCCCAAGCCCAATACCCAGTCGCTGAACTCGCCCACCAGCTCCGCGAGAAGGGCGTCAACGTCCGCTTCGGCATCCACCCCGTCGCCGGGCGCCTGCCAGGGCACATGAACGTACTCCTCGCCGAAGCCAAAGTCCCCTACGACATCGTCCTGGAAATGGACGAAATCAACGACGACCTCGGCGACACCTCCGTCGTCCTCGTCATCGGCGCCAACGACACCGTCAACCCCTCCGCCGCCGAAGACCCGGGAAGCCCCATCGCCGGAATGCCCGTCCTCCGCGTCTGGGAAGCCGAAAACGTCATCGTGTTCAAACGCTCCATGGCCGCCGGCTACGCCGGCGTCCAAAACCCCCTCTTCTACCGCGACAACTCCCAAATGCTCTTCGGCGATGCCAAACAACGCGTCGAAGACATCCTCAAAGCGTTCTAA
- a CDS encoding sugar ABC transporter ATP-binding protein, producing the protein MNTADSPRTVLTVRGLSKTFVGQKALDTVALELRAGEVHALLGQNGCGKSTLIKCLAGFHHPDEGAEMTLDGVPVTLPFEPAQAAAMGLVFVHQDLGLIPNLSITENFEASRSYGSGLFSRIRWSRMRENTVAELARLGHADLDPNTPVGRLPIAQQTIVAIARALSSAGEGAKVLVLDEPTAALPDSEAALLFAAVRKVVESGVAVLYVTHKLEELASFADRATVLRDGRNIETIGIADTDRKSLVRLIVGRDVEALPLARELGMPGRELMDVRGLTGKRLKDVSFTIRAGEIIGVAGMLGSGRSELARILFGAQEPVRGTITVKGSECRFRTPRDAVARKIALIPENRRRDGGVLDMSVGENLTITSIDRFWRRVRLSTGTERKWIAQKIGEYDVRPASSQRLFKVLSGGNQQKVVIAKWLETSPDIVIFDEPVQGVDIGARAEIFDLINRAAERGAAVVLISSEIEQMIALSHRILILRHGRIVAEESTAGLTAGKVTQSMYFDGERTKETTS; encoded by the coding sequence GTGAACACCGCCGATTCGCCCCGCACTGTCCTGACGGTGCGGGGCCTGTCCAAGACCTTCGTCGGACAAAAGGCTCTCGATACGGTGGCCCTGGAGCTGCGCGCGGGGGAAGTACACGCGCTCCTGGGCCAGAACGGCTGCGGAAAGTCGACGCTTATCAAATGCCTTGCAGGGTTCCATCATCCCGACGAAGGCGCAGAAATGACCCTCGACGGCGTTCCCGTCACGTTGCCTTTCGAGCCCGCCCAAGCGGCGGCAATGGGTCTGGTGTTCGTGCATCAGGACCTTGGACTCATTCCGAACCTGTCCATCACCGAGAACTTCGAAGCCTCAAGGAGCTACGGATCGGGGTTGTTTTCGAGGATCCGCTGGTCGCGAATGCGGGAAAACACCGTTGCGGAACTCGCCCGCTTGGGGCACGCCGACCTCGACCCCAACACCCCCGTGGGGCGCTTGCCGATCGCGCAACAGACCATCGTGGCGATAGCCAGGGCGCTAAGCTCAGCCGGTGAAGGGGCCAAGGTGCTGGTGCTGGATGAGCCCACGGCTGCTTTGCCCGACTCGGAAGCTGCGCTGCTCTTCGCCGCCGTCCGGAAAGTGGTTGAAAGCGGCGTGGCTGTGCTCTATGTGACCCATAAACTCGAAGAGCTGGCCTCGTTCGCGGACCGGGCCACGGTCCTGCGGGATGGCCGGAATATTGAAACCATCGGCATCGCTGACACGGATCGCAAGAGCCTTGTCCGCCTGATCGTGGGGCGGGACGTCGAGGCTTTGCCCCTCGCCCGTGAGCTGGGGATGCCAGGACGTGAGCTCATGGACGTCCGGGGACTAACCGGAAAACGACTGAAGGATGTCTCATTCACGATCCGTGCCGGCGAAATCATCGGCGTCGCCGGGATGCTCGGATCCGGCCGGAGTGAACTCGCCCGTATACTCTTTGGCGCCCAGGAACCCGTCCGTGGCACCATCACAGTCAAAGGCAGTGAATGCCGGTTCCGGACGCCGAGGGACGCGGTGGCGCGGAAGATCGCACTCATCCCAGAGAACCGTCGTCGGGACGGCGGAGTGCTGGACATGAGCGTCGGGGAGAACCTCACCATTACGTCCATCGACCGGTTCTGGCGGCGAGTCAGGCTCTCAACCGGAACGGAACGAAAGTGGATAGCTCAAAAGATCGGCGAGTACGACGTCAGACCGGCGTCCTCCCAAAGGCTTTTCAAGGTGCTGTCCGGGGGAAACCAGCAAAAAGTGGTCATCGCCAAATGGCTGGAAACCAGTCCCGACATTGTCATCTTCGACGAACCCGTCCAAGGTGTGGACATCGGCGCCCGCGCGGAGATATTCGACCTCATCAACCGCGCGGCTGAACGGGGCGCCGCGGTCGTGCTGATCTCTTCCGAGATCGAACAGATGATTGCCCTCAGTCATCGGATCCTCATTCTCCGGCATGGACGCATCGTTGCCGAGGAATCAACCGCCGGCCTTACCGCCGGCAAGGTCACGCAGTCGATGTACTTCGACGGCGAACGAACTAAGGAAACAACGTCATGA
- a CDS encoding ABC transporter permease has translation MFFARIALPLLLMLLIIVFSLAAPDTFATVDNLKTVLNLQAVLTILAIGLLLPLIVGELDLSVAANLGLGLILVTGLTSQQGMPAVPAMITAIAACTAVGLINGLLVSKVGINSFIVTIGMSTILTGLIGAYTLGNVFYENIPEELTGLGQGNLLGIPLPVVVAAAIGLIVWYILSQTPAGRFLYAIGGSRDAARLSGIAVPRFTIGAFAGAGALAGIAGVIQAGILGSGSPTVGPPCCFLPMPQFSWAPPRSSRVLLTCGAPSSPS, from the coding sequence TTGTTCTTCGCCCGGATAGCGCTGCCGCTGCTCCTGATGCTCCTGATTATCGTTTTCTCCCTTGCGGCCCCCGACACCTTTGCAACGGTGGACAACCTCAAAACAGTGCTGAACCTGCAGGCGGTACTGACAATCCTTGCAATCGGGCTGCTCCTTCCGCTGATCGTCGGAGAACTTGATCTCTCCGTGGCTGCCAACCTGGGCCTCGGACTGATCCTGGTGACAGGCCTGACTTCACAGCAGGGCATGCCGGCGGTCCCCGCCATGATCACCGCCATTGCGGCCTGCACCGCTGTTGGACTAATCAACGGCCTGCTGGTCAGCAAGGTGGGGATCAACTCCTTCATCGTCACTATTGGCATGAGCACCATCCTCACCGGACTTATCGGCGCCTACACGCTCGGGAACGTCTTCTACGAGAACATCCCCGAGGAGCTAACCGGGCTCGGGCAAGGCAACCTGCTCGGCATTCCCTTGCCCGTGGTCGTCGCGGCAGCCATAGGGCTGATTGTCTGGTACATACTGTCCCAGACGCCCGCCGGGCGCTTTCTGTACGCAATTGGCGGGTCGAGGGATGCCGCGCGCCTCTCCGGGATCGCCGTACCGCGGTTCACCATTGGAGCGTTCGCTGGGGCGGGGGCCCTGGCCGGAATCGCCGGTGTGATCCAGGCAGGAATCCTCGGAAGCGGCAGCCCAACGGTGGGCCCCCCATGCTGCTTCCTGCCTATGCCGCAGTTTTCCTGGGCGCCACCGCGTTCCTCCCGGGTACTTTTAACGTGTGGGGCACCATCGTCGCCGTCATAA
- a CDS encoding Re/Si-specific NAD(P)(+) transhydrogenase subunit alpha: protein MTRIGIVAELGRETRVAATPVTVGKLLELGYEVVVEKGAGEAASFRDAAYEAAGAMIVGADEAWGSDVVLRINPPTEEEIGRLADGSTLIGSLSPGLRPELVEALAARPITALALDAVPRISRAQSMDVLSSMANIAGYRAVIEAAHEFGRFFTGQVTAAGKVPPAKVLVAGAGVAGLAAIGAASSLGAIVRATDPRPEVADQVKSIGGTYLKVEVEEEMKSADGYAKATSEAYNARAAEIYSEQARDVDIIITTALIPGRPAPRLLTAEDVAGMKSGSVIVDMAAGQGGNVEGSVAGERVVTENGVVILGYTDLPARLPAQASQLYGTNMLNLLKLLTKEKDGQLRIDFDDVVQRSVTVVRNGEKTWPPPPVQVSVAPTAQPQTTAAESAAPKKKEGLSAAGKAGLVAAGIAALFVVNTVAPAPLPQHFTVLMLSVVVGFYVIGKVHHALHTPLMSVTNAISGIIVVGALLQVTSENPVMQVLAAVAVLLASINIFGGFAVTRRMLAMFSRGDKARS from the coding sequence GTGACACGTATTGGCATTGTGGCCGAGTTGGGTCGCGAGACGAGGGTGGCGGCGACGCCTGTCACCGTGGGGAAGTTGTTGGAGTTGGGCTACGAGGTTGTGGTCGAGAAGGGTGCGGGGGAGGCTGCGTCGTTCCGTGATGCCGCCTACGAGGCAGCGGGCGCAATGATTGTGGGCGCCGACGAGGCGTGGGGCAGCGACGTGGTTTTGCGGATCAATCCGCCCACTGAGGAGGAGATCGGCCGCCTGGCCGACGGTTCCACACTGATCGGCTCATTGAGTCCGGGTTTGCGTCCGGAGCTGGTGGAGGCACTGGCGGCGCGGCCCATCACGGCGCTGGCGTTGGATGCCGTGCCGCGGATCTCGCGGGCGCAGTCGATGGACGTGCTCAGTTCAATGGCGAACATTGCCGGCTACCGCGCCGTGATCGAGGCAGCCCACGAATTCGGCCGGTTCTTCACCGGCCAGGTGACCGCGGCGGGCAAGGTTCCGCCGGCTAAGGTCCTCGTGGCCGGTGCCGGGGTTGCAGGCCTGGCAGCGATCGGTGCTGCGTCCAGCCTGGGTGCGATTGTGCGGGCGACGGATCCGCGGCCCGAGGTGGCCGATCAGGTGAAGTCCATCGGCGGGACCTACCTCAAGGTGGAGGTCGAGGAGGAGATGAAGTCCGCCGACGGGTACGCCAAAGCCACGTCAGAGGCGTACAACGCCCGTGCTGCGGAGATCTACTCCGAGCAGGCCCGGGACGTGGACATCATCATCACCACGGCCCTGATTCCGGGGCGTCCTGCGCCGAGGCTGTTGACGGCAGAGGATGTGGCCGGCATGAAGTCGGGCAGCGTGATCGTTGACATGGCTGCCGGGCAGGGCGGGAACGTGGAAGGCTCGGTCGCCGGGGAACGGGTGGTGACGGAAAACGGTGTGGTGATCCTCGGTTACACCGACCTTCCGGCCCGGTTGCCGGCCCAGGCCTCCCAGTTGTACGGGACGAACATGCTGAACCTGCTCAAGCTCCTGACGAAGGAGAAGGACGGCCAGCTGCGAATCGACTTCGACGACGTCGTGCAGCGCTCAGTGACCGTGGTGCGCAACGGGGAGAAGACCTGGCCGCCGCCCCCGGTCCAGGTCTCGGTCGCACCGACGGCACAGCCGCAGACCACAGCCGCCGAGAGCGCTGCGCCGAAGAAGAAGGAAGGGCTCAGCGCCGCCGGTAAGGCCGGACTCGTTGCCGCGGGCATCGCAGCGTTGTTTGTGGTCAATACGGTTGCGCCGGCGCCGCTGCCGCAGCATTTTACTGTGCTGATGCTCTCGGTCGTGGTGGGCTTTTATGTCATCGGGAAAGTGCACCATGCCCTCCACACCCCGCTGATGTCGGTCACCAACGCCATCTCCGGGATTATCGTCGTCGGTGCACTGCTGCAGGTGACCTCCGAGAACCCTGTCATGCAGGTTCTCGCTGCGGTCGCGGTCCTGCTGGCCAGCATCAACATCTTCGGCGGGTTCGCTGTTACCCGGCGGATGCTCGCGATGTTCTCCCGCGGTGACAAGGCACGTTCATGA
- a CDS encoding SDR family NAD(P)-dependent oxidoreductase codes for MNINLEGKKALVTGSSQGIGLAIAKGLAAAGATVTITGRNPERVEKAAQTVNNLNLPGTLIPLAVDLCSDEGTAQLFEALPAVDILINNLGIFEPKSFFDIDDDEWIRYFEVNVLTGIKTARQYLPGMMKCGWGRVVFISSESALQIPPEMMHYGATKTMQLGISRGLAELTAGTGVTVNSVLPGPTFSEGVSDFVVKMGGDSQLSAQEQTDDFVREHRPTSLLQRAATTDEVANLVVYLSSPQASATVGAAVSVDGGTRRAIF; via the coding sequence GTGAACATCAATCTTGAAGGAAAAAAAGCGCTGGTTACAGGGTCCAGTCAGGGAATCGGGCTCGCGATTGCCAAGGGCCTCGCGGCGGCGGGTGCCACCGTGACCATCACAGGACGCAATCCGGAACGGGTGGAGAAAGCCGCCCAGACGGTTAACAATCTCAACCTTCCAGGGACCCTGATACCACTGGCTGTTGACCTCTGCTCGGACGAGGGAACCGCCCAACTCTTCGAGGCTCTTCCCGCCGTGGACATCCTGATCAATAACCTGGGCATTTTTGAGCCCAAGTCGTTCTTCGACATCGACGACGACGAATGGATCCGATATTTCGAAGTCAACGTCCTCACGGGAATCAAGACTGCCCGCCAGTATCTTCCGGGGATGATGAAGTGCGGCTGGGGTCGAGTCGTATTCATCTCGAGCGAATCTGCACTGCAAATTCCGCCAGAAATGATGCACTACGGAGCAACAAAGACTATGCAGCTGGGAATCTCACGTGGGCTGGCGGAACTGACCGCCGGGACTGGAGTTACCGTCAACTCAGTGCTTCCAGGACCGACCTTCTCCGAGGGCGTATCCGACTTCGTTGTGAAGATGGGCGGTGACTCCCAGCTCTCCGCCCAGGAACAGACCGACGACTTCGTCAGGGAGCACCGACCGACCTCGCTGCTCCAGCGCGCAGCGACAACAGACGAAGTCGCCAACTTGGTCGTCTATCTCAGTTCCCCGCAAGCGTCGGCGACCGTTGGCGCCGCCGTTTCCGTGGATGGCGGCACCCGCCGAGCAATCTTCTAA